ACGTTTAAACGTTTCAAGTACTGCCCGAGGTGCGGCTCGCCCGCGAGGGGCAGCGCCACGGATTGAAATTTCAAACGGCGGAGCACGCTCAGTTCGAATCCGAGCCAGCTCATGCCTCCAGTATTGATCCCGTTCTGAGTGTGCAAACTATGTCCCCAAATGGTCGATGCGCTCCAGCAAATCGTCAGCAATGCCCGGCAGATCCGGGGGCGTGTCCTCTCTATAGTAGCTCCGCAATTCGTCAAACGGTTCGAGCGAGAGCAGCGCTTTGACCACTCCCGGATCGAACTCCAGACCAATCCACTCGAGCAGATGTTCACGCGCCTGTTTCTCCGAGAGCGCAGGACGAAACGGCCGATCATCCGTCAAAGCGGCGTAGGCGTCGGCGACGCGCAGGATGCGGGCTCCAAGTGGTATCTGTTCGAAGCGCAGGCCGTCGGGGTATCCGCTGCCGTTCCACCATTCGTGATGCCAGCGAACCAGCAATTGCGCGCCGCGATCAGCTCCGGCATCGGCCGCTTCGCGTTCGCCAAGCACCGGATGCCGTGCGAGATCGATGCGCTCGTCGTCACTCAATGGCCCACGTCCCTGGATGTAATCGCGCGCCATCGCCGCCTCGCCCAGATCGTGCGCCAGCGCGGCCACGCGCAGCGAAAACCGGTCGCGCGAACCCAGACTGAAAGACTTGCCAATTTCTTCGGCGATCGCCGCGACCCGTACCGCGTGCGGATGCGAATATTGCTCGAACTGATCAGCCTCAGCCGCCAGGTCTCTGAAAATCTCAATCGTCGCCACCTGATCGACGTCGTTGGTTTCAATTAGCGGCATAGATTCGTCGTGTCAGTTCTTCAAACTCGCCAGTAAAGTTCGTGCCGCGGCGTTTTTTGGATCCACAGTCAAGGCGCGTTGTAATTCGCCTTCAGCGCGGCGGCGTAGCCCGAGGGCTTTGTAGAGTTCCGCGAGCGCGACTCGATACGAAGTGTTATCCGGATCGAGGGCTATGGCGGCTTTCAGTTCGAATTCGGCCAACCGTCTCGTCTTTGGATCGCTGATGAGCGCCCGTCCATATTCAGCGCGGTAGCGCGCGCAACGCGGTTCAATACTGGCGGCTTCGGCAAAGAATCTCACTGCCTGTTGCAGCTGGCGCTGATTAGTAGCGGCAACACCTTTTTGAAAACTCGATTCAGCGCGACTCTCCGTCGTTGTTTGCGGGGAAGCCGGACCGCCCTCACTGGTCGCCCCTTTTGAACCTGACGGAGACGCCGGGACAGCAAACTGTGCGTCATAAGTGGCGCGGGACGATTGATCGCCCAGTACGTCGTAGGCTTGTGCGACGCGCGCGAACGCAGCTTCGATTTGGCTGCGAAGTTTCGCGTCGGCCTGGTGGAAACGGTCCGGATGAAAGCGGCGCGCCAAAGAATGGTACGCGTTCTTGATCTCGTCGGCGCTCGCCTGATGACTCACGCCGAGCAAGTCGTAGTAAGTGGCCGCCACTTCGGCCCGGGCGAAGAAATCTTCGAGCGTACCGAGTTGCTCATCGGCGCCGGCTTCGCTTTTCACCGGCACCTTTGCGCCGGCGCTGCCTTCGAATTGCGGTGTCGCCCACGCGGCGCGCTTAACTACGCCACAGATAGCGAGAGCGTAAAGCGACTGCAACGTTTCCTCCGCGTTCATCCCGCTCACCGACAGCAAGTCGTTGACCGTCGTCGGGCCGTCGATGCGCGAAAGCACGAAGGCTTCGGCCGGCAACAAACTTGGTTGCTGGCCATTGGCTTGCGCGAGTTCAAGCCGCTCGGACGTATCGGCAAAGCGTGACAAAAGGTAAGTTGCGGGCAGATGGCGCGTCGATTCCAGCAGCAGCCGGCGCACATCAATCGCCACACGCGTGTCGCCGGCAATACGCACGCGTGGATCGAATTCCCAGTCACCCTCGGTCCAGAGCAAAACGCCACGCAGAACTTCCGCGACATGACCAGCCCGAATGGTGCCGACCCGGTCTGCACGAATGCGGCGACTCTCCACGAGGATATTCAGCACTTCATCATCGGTCGCTTTTGGCGGGAACGAGGCGGCCGCGCTTTCATCCAGGATGCCGGTACGCTTCAGAAATTCGAGCAGGCGATGGGTGCGAATGTTCGAAGCCGCGAAAGCGACGTCGCCACTCTCGAAATACACGACTGCTTTCGCTCGGTCGCGGGAGAGTCTGAGCGCGCCCGAAGCTGAAGCTTCGCCGATTTCACGAATCAGTTCCGCAACAGGTTTCTGAGCGAGCTCGCCTTTAGTTGCCTTGGTCATGGTTGCGCCGGCCAATCAGAAATCATAGCGCACGGCTTCTGTGGTGCGGAAGCCGCAATTTCTACCGAGCGCGATGTCGTCAGGCTTTAGGGTGAGTTTTATCGTAGACCTCGATCAGCTTTTCCATGGAAACATGCGTGTAGACCTGCGTAGTCGAAAGCCGCGCGTGGCCAAGCAAGGCTTGGATGTCGCGCAGATCGGCGCCGCTGTCGAGCAGGTGTGTCGCAAATGAATGACGCAACGCGTGGGGGCTGATGTCGTGAATGCCGGCGCACAGTTTGATGTACTTCTCGATCAAGCGGCCCACTGAACGAGTCGTCATTCGCGTGCCCTGGTAGTTAAGGATTAGCGGCTGCGCGTCGCGCTTGGTCGCCGGCGCGTTCATGAGGAATTGCTCGCGCACGGAAAGATAATCCTGCAAGGCCTTCGCGGCGGGTTCACCGAACGGGACGATCCGCTCTTTGCGCCGCTTGCCGAAAACGCGCAGCAGCTTGTTACTGAAATCGATGTCGCGGAGATTCAATTGCACCAGCTCGGATACGCGCACGCCCGTAGCGTAAAGCAATTCAAGAATTGCGCGGTCGCGCTTGCCAAAATGTGTCTCCGCGTCAGGCGTTTCAATAAATCGAACAGCGTCTTCGACGGACAAGTGAACCGGAAGCTTCTTTTCTTTGCGGGGAGTCGCGACCAGTTTCGCGGGGTTCGATTCAATCACGCCTTCGCGCACGAGAAACTGAAAAAAGGTCCGCAGCGCCGCGAGCTTCCGCGCGATCGATGATTTCTTTTTCCGGTCCGAGTGCAGCGAGGCCAGCCATTCACGAATCGTGAGGTGATCGATCTGCTTGATATCGGGCTCGGCAGGTGGAGCCGGCGCTCGTTTCTTCCCATTCCCGTTTGCTGGTTCCGGCGGGACCAGATAGGCGACGAACTGCTGCAGGTCGCTTTCGTAGTTGCGCAGCGTGTGAACGCTGACGTTGCGTTCGTAGCGCAGGTGATCGAGAAACTGCGTACTAAGATGGTTAAGCATCCGGAGCGAGGGGGCAGGCTGTCAGGTGTGCATCAGCCGGAAAGCCGACGCTGCGGCCACTCTACACCCGTTCGCGTTTTTTGACTAGAAATCCCTTGCGCGCGCGAATCCGCAGGTTGCTCCTGTCCTTCACGCGAATTGAAATGTTGTGATAGCGGCCGTCGCGTTTGTCCTCAGGCGGGTAGTAGCTCAGCACATACTGTTGCGCCAGGTCCGCTGCGATCTGCGTGAAGGCGATGTCCAGGTCGTCAACGTTCTTCGGAATGTAAACCGCGCCGCCCGTTTGCGCTGCGAACTCGTGCATGCGACGTTCAGCGGCCAGATCGCGCACATTCGCGTTGTCATAGAGTCCGGTTTGCACGACATAAATTTGGCATTCGTCGCCTTGCAGCCTTCTGAGCGTTGCATCGAAATCGTGATCGTGACGGCTGGTGGTGTCGCGGCCGTCTGAGACAATCACGATCACGCGCCGGCCGCTGAAGGGTCTCAGATAAGTGAGAGCGGCAAACACGCCGTCGTACAACGACGTGGAACCCTCCGCCTTTCCGAACGACTCAATTGTTCGTTGCAGAACTCGAACATTGTTGGTCATGGGTTGCGACAGCAGCACGTCGGTGGAGATGGAATAGATGGCCGCTTCATCGATGGGGCGCATTACGTTTTCAAAGAACCGCACGGCCGCATGTTTTTCGAACTCGCGCGAGGCGCTCAGACTGCCGCTGTTGTCGAACAGCATCGCCATCCGCACGGGCGTTTCCGAGCGATTTATGTCGCTGATCGCATGTATCTGACCGTCCACACGCAACTCAAAATCATCCAGTGTCAGCGTCGTAATCGCAGCGCCGCGACTATCAACCACGGTAGTCGGTACCGGCACCAGGTTTGAACTTACGCGAAGGACATCATCCCCTTCGTCCGAGTTCATGTTCGAAGGATCGGCAATTGGGGTGGTCGACGATGGGCGCGACGACTTATTGCCGTTCGCAGTCTTCGGATCCTTCTGACGGCCGGATTGAGATTGAATTGTCAGCGGCGCAACAATTACGATGACGGCAATCGCAATACTGAGAAGTCGCGCGCGACGAACATGAGGACTTGGGGGAACTTGCATCAAAGTTAAGTAACGACCGCGAGTGCCGGCTGCTGTTCTCTCACGCTTTGCATCCATAGGTCCCACTCCTGGAGAGCCAGCTTCACTTGCAGCATGTGCCGGTCGCGTTTCCGGCGAACTGAACGGGCTTGCTCCGGCGACAGCGGTTCAAGCAGCGCAAACGTTATGTTCACCGGCTGGTAATTCTTTGTCTCGGCCGTTGAGACATAGCGTGCGAGTGCTCCAATCGCACTACGCGGCGGCGCGATCAAAAGTTCTTTGTCTTGCAGAAGCCGCGCGGCATTCTGTCCCGCCAACCATCCCATCGCCACCGATTCGACATAGCCCTCGACGCCGGTAATCTGCCCGGCAAAGAAGATGTTTGGATGCTCGCGCATCTGCATGGTTGGCCGCAGGACGCGCGGCGCATTGATATAAGTGTTCCGGTGGATTTGCCCAAACTGGAGAAACTCGGCGCGTTCGAGGCCGGGAATCAAGCGCAACACGCGCGCCTGCTCGCCGTAACGGAGATGATTTTGAAAGCCGACCATGCTGTAGGCGTCAGCCATCAAGTTTTCCTGGCGCAGTTGCACGGCAGCATACGGCTCACGACCGGTACGCGGATCGTTCAAGCCCACCGGTTTCATTGGCCCAAATCGCAGAGTGTCCACGCCGCGGCGCGCGAGTTCTTCAATCGGCAGGCATGCTTCGAACCAACGGGTCTCTTCAAAGCGCTGTAACGGGACGCTCTTGGCATCGATGAGTTCGCCATAGAACCGGGCGTATTCTTCTTCATTAAAAGGGCAATTCAGATAATCATCGCCGCCCTTTCCGTAGCGCGCAGCTTTGAAGGCGATCGAATGATCGATTGAGTCGGCGGCGATGATCGGGGCGATGGCGTCGTAGAAGTACATCTGATCGTCGCCGGTCAACTTCATGATTTCCCAGGTCAATGCGTCGGAGGTCAGCGGGCCGGTCGCGATGATTGAAAAATCGTGCGGCGCAATCGAAGTAACTTCGTCACGCAGGAGTTCGATATTCGGATGGGATTCAATTTCCGCCGTGATGTAGTGGGCAAACCGTTCCCGGTCGACGGCGAGTGCCGCTCCGGCCGGGACACGGGCATGTTGCGCCGCGCGCATTACGAGCGAGTCGCCGCGGCGTAACTCTTCTTTCAAAAGGTACGACGCCGAGCCTGGCTCGTCAGACTTCAGCGAATTCGAACAGACAATCTCGGCAAGCTTGTCGGTGCGATGCGCCGGTGTCTGGCGCACCGGGCGCATCTCGTACAGCTTGACGCGCGCCCCCGCTGCGGCGGCTTGCCAGGCGGCTTCGACGCCCGCTAATCCTCCGCCAATGATGTTGATGGTGCTCATGATGCTGTGTGAGACGTTTATCTGCAGATTCCGGTGCGCGTTCGTTTTCCTCCCTGCGTGCGGGGAGGGGTTAGGGGAGGGGTTGAGCGCGCGTTGCAATCTCACGCGCTACCTCTCTCCGCTGCGGAGAGGGGATAGAGATTACGTAGCATGATCGCCCTATCTCATTGTAATCTGTGGCTGATTTGTTGCCCCCAAGCTTGACCTGAATTTCGCCGATTCGTATAGTCAAAACTTCGATGTGCCGGCTTAGCTCAGTTGGTAGAGCGTGCGATTCGTAATCGCAAGGTCACCGGTTCGACTCCGGTAGCCGGCTCCAATAGATCACCTCTCCGGTGAGTGTCTCGAAATTGGAAGCCAAACAACGAAGATGCCACCGCCGACAGCTCTATCTCACAACCGCTCCATAAACCGACAGCGACGTCGACCTGTGATTGACTGAGAGATTCCAGTGTTTGAAATCTTCGGCCTGGGTGCAGTGATTTCCTCGGCCCTGGAGGACGAGACGGAATTTTGCGCCTCTCCATGTCTTGAACACGCCGGTGCCGGTCGCTGATCCATCAAAGCGCCATTCTTTGTAGAGCAGCGGCCCACCGCCGCCGCCTTGTTGGCCATCATGAACATCGGCGCCGAAATTCACCAGGCGTAACGGGATGGGTAGCGTGAGAGAGCCGCTCTTTTCCTGAGCCCCAACGTACTTCAGTTGCCAGTGCCGCATATCATTCGAGCGCGTCAATTCAAACTCGCCGTCTGAAAATGGCGCGTCCTCCGAGCCGCTCATTCCATTCTTGGCTTCGGAGAAGTTGACCCGGTTAATCTCTTTTCGCATCTCCGCAGTAAGCCGTTCGGCCCGCTGGTACCATTCGCCGTCATCAGCACAGCAAGCACAGAACATGGGTGGCGCAGCTGCTTTGTTGCTCGTTGCCACCTTTGAGGTTGAAAAGATAGTTGCTGAGACGGCTGCGGCGATCAGGACCGACATCCGTACTATGTGGATCAACTTTCGGTTCATGGGCTCTCCTTCGACTTAGTCAGTTTGTTTTCTTTTCCGGGAACAACTTGACCTCAACATAACGCTTCGGGTTGAGGTAGGTCCTGGCTGCCTGCTGAATCGTCGCCTTGTCGATTTTCCCGTAGTAGTCCGGGACGGCCCATAAGCCGGCTACATCTTCACCGACGTTATATCGCGACGAAATGTTATTCAACAGGTAGCTATTTAATTTGATGTTGGTCTCGAATTCGCGCAGCAACGTCTCTTTCTGATCCTTTAATTGCTGTTCGGTTGGGCCGTTTGTCTTGAAGCTCTCGATTTCGTCGAAGACGCGTTTGACCAGAGCTTCCGTGCGATCCGGCGCGCTGCCAAAGTTTATGGTTATCGAGTAACCTGGATTCGGAAACTTTTCGTAACT
The sequence above is drawn from the Pyrinomonadaceae bacterium genome and encodes:
- the trmFO gene encoding methylenetetrahydrofolate--tRNA-(uracil(54)-C(5))-methyltransferase (FADH(2)-oxidizing) TrmFO — its product is MSTINIIGGGLAGVEAAWQAAAAGARVKLYEMRPVRQTPAHRTDKLAEIVCSNSLKSDEPGSASYLLKEELRRGDSLVMRAAQHARVPAGAALAVDRERFAHYITAEIESHPNIELLRDEVTSIAPHDFSIIATGPLTSDALTWEIMKLTGDDQMYFYDAIAPIIAADSIDHSIAFKAARYGKGGDDYLNCPFNEEEYARFYGELIDAKSVPLQRFEETRWFEACLPIEELARRGVDTLRFGPMKPVGLNDPRTGREPYAAVQLRQENLMADAYSMVGFQNHLRYGEQARVLRLIPGLERAEFLQFGQIHRNTYINAPRVLRPTMQMREHPNIFFAGQITGVEGYVESVAMGWLAGQNAARLLQDKELLIAPPRSAIGALARYVSTAETKNYQPVNITFALLEPLSPEQARSVRRKRDRHMLQVKLALQEWDLWMQSVREQQPALAVVT
- a CDS encoding DnaJ domain-containing protein, yielding MTKATKGELAQKPVAELIREIGEASASGALRLSRDRAKAVVYFESGDVAFAASNIRTHRLLEFLKRTGILDESAAASFPPKATDDEVLNILVESRRIRADRVGTIRAGHVAEVLRGVLLWTEGDWEFDPRVRIAGDTRVAIDVRRLLLESTRHLPATYLLSRFADTSERLELAQANGQQPSLLPAEAFVLSRIDGPTTVNDLLSVSGMNAEETLQSLYALAICGVVKRAAWATPQFEGSAGAKVPVKSEAGADEQLGTLEDFFARAEVAATYYDLLGVSHQASADEIKNAYHSLARRFHPDRFHQADAKLRSQIEAAFARVAQAYDVLGDQSSRATYDAQFAVPASPSGSKGATSEGGPASPQTTTESRAESSFQKGVAATNQRQLQQAVRFFAEAASIEPRCARYRAEYGRALISDPKTRRLAEFELKAAIALDPDNTSYRVALAELYKALGLRRRAEGELQRALTVDPKNAAARTLLASLKN
- a CDS encoding HD domain-containing phosphohydrolase; translation: MPLIETNDVDQVATIEIFRDLAAEADQFEQYSHPHAVRVAAIAEEIGKSFSLGSRDRFSLRVAALAHDLGEAAMARDYIQGRGPLSDDERIDLARHPVLGEREAADAGADRGAQLLVRWHHEWWNGSGYPDGLRFEQIPLGARILRVADAYAALTDDRPFRPALSEKQAREHLLEWIGLEFDPGVVKALLSLEPFDELRSYYREDTPPDLPGIADDLLERIDHLGT
- the xerC gene encoding tyrosine recombinase XerC, encoding MLNHLSTQFLDHLRYERNVSVHTLRNYESDLQQFVAYLVPPEPANGNGKKRAPAPPAEPDIKQIDHLTIREWLASLHSDRKKKSSIARKLAALRTFFQFLVREGVIESNPAKLVATPRKEKKLPVHLSVEDAVRFIETPDAETHFGKRDRAILELLYATGVRVSELVQLNLRDIDFSNKLLRVFGKRRKERIVPFGEPAAKALQDYLSVREQFLMNAPATKRDAQPLILNYQGTRMTTRSVGRLIEKYIKLCAGIHDISPHALRHSFATHLLDSGADLRDIQALLGHARLSTTQVYTHVSMEKLIEVYDKTHPKA
- a CDS encoding VWA domain-containing protein, yielding MQVPPSPHVRRARLLSIAIAVIVIVAPLTIQSQSGRQKDPKTANGNKSSRPSSTTPIADPSNMNSDEGDDVLRVSSNLVPVPTTVVDSRGAAITTLTLDDFELRVDGQIHAISDINRSETPVRMAMLFDNSGSLSASREFEKHAAVRFFENVMRPIDEAAIYSISTDVLLSQPMTNNVRVLQRTIESFGKAEGSTSLYDGVFAALTYLRPFSGRRVIVIVSDGRDTTSRHDHDFDATLRRLQGDECQIYVVQTGLYDNANVRDLAAERRMHEFAAQTGGAVYIPKNVDDLDIAFTQIAADLAQQYVLSYYPPEDKRDGRYHNISIRVKDRSNLRIRARKGFLVKKRERV